The genomic stretch CCTATAAAACAGCTGTTCTTCTCCACACTCTCAACCCCTGGCCTCTCAAAGCTCACTTTTTCATTCGATCTACAGACAGATTGACAGATTTGATTTACCTGTGGAGAACATCTCCGCAGACACAGCTAGGAATGCTTCTGAAACCACGTCCTCCGAGCTGACCGAGATGTTGAGCTGCTGTGCCACGTTGTGGTACACGTTCGGCCGAAGGTTCTCCAGCTCGTCCCCTGTGCCAAGGAGACAGAGGGCAGCGACAGGGATAGAAATCAAATTACTCtaaccaatttgaaatgcccatttCGAATCTTGCTGCAAATCCCACAACAcgaacatttgaaatgttttattgatgATTATCTAAagtacagaaataaacaactgtttTAGAATTTATTCAGGAATACCTTTAAAGGACCACACTTGTCAAATTAATTGTTCCTCAACTGAGAGTcatttgcaaaataaacaaaatctggaGTATTTAAAATTCTGTATAGATGGCACTGAATGCTATAGTAAAGTTTAATATAGCTATGTGTGTTGCATTAGTGCAGTAAAAGTACTTGTGGAGCAATACACTGTACAAAAGCCCACTAGAAGTGTGAGCTCACTGTAAAGGTCTCTTACTGCAGCAGTAGTTAATCTCATTTCAGGAGTTATGCTACAAAAGAGATCTCTAATCACCCTAATTCTCCTCAGAAGTAGTTTCTTGCCCATATATGTGTGTTTCGAAAGGCTTAGCTCAAATTCTTTCCATTTTACCAAATGTTCTCCCTGTATTTAGATCTCTGGATCTCTATTATTAATCCAATCCATGTCCACTGGGGTGTAAGCCAAACATGAACTCAGGGGATTCAAAATGCTCTTCACCCCCATTGTCTCTCTGTCCCTGGATTTTAGATTTTATAAATGTGTGAACTTTgaatagcttttttgtttttggaaaaggAAAACATTATACAATATTGTGGTTCAGTAAATATGAGCTCATATCTAAAACAGAACAGCTCACATAAGTGGCCTGAGTGAGATGACATCTGTTTAGAGAAGTAAGCAGCCACTGACAGATTATCACCGCTGACCTCTTGACCTGCTGGCGGCTGGGCTTTCTCAACAGCAGaccataaatgtttgttttacaaccaGATAAGTAATTATGGGTGTAACTACAGTGTATAGTCTACCTAATTCATTATCTAGGCTAACTACAAACGCCTGCATGTactctttgtttaaaagtaattgctGTCTGTGGTTGCCAATATTAGCACAGATAAGTTTTCAAGGTGTTTGAAATCATGCACATTGATTTCTGCAGGGAAATGTTCTTTACTTTTTGATTTGGTTCTTTCACATAACGCTGAACTTCCTTGTAGGGTACAAACaagaagagaaaatgaaatgaGGAACAGAGATTAAAAAACCAAAGAAGAAAATTTACATTAAAAGCAAAGGTGTAACCAAGCTCAACTGCTAAACAGCCACTTGAGACATGCAGGTGACCCCTGCAGTGTCTTCCATGGACAGTCATATTTCCTGAGCTCATGGAAATGCAGGGTAAAGATGGATTACAATATacaatcaaatatttaaatatatttaaatatattaaaatgagctGTGAATAGATGAGCAAAATAATCCATGTCCTCGGATTCTACTTCATTCGGATATTTTCAGAAATAACTTTTATGGGAAGTATGAGTGCAATCTGCTGGTGTAATAAACTTAGTGTTCCAGAAGCCCCTGcagagtttacaagaaacacattactttacctgGGTGTATCCTAATTTTCTTATATTTCTATTCCTACATAATAGGGAAATCAActaggtggttttttttttggtttggttggttttttttagcttttactcaaaaatatataaaccagGAGGAAGATatgttttcttctaaacattgcaaTGCCTCCGcttcacactccctcctgcaacaatgctgcttctctgattgaaatgagtagtgtattgtgggaacagaaaaccagcattgctgGTTAAGTTAATGTTTTTTCCCCTGTTGAACGATCTtgattaaatggtaagaaatgtaTTGGCTAGTTGAGTCTTGACccatgatcaaaaaaaaaatcaagagttAAAAGATATAACGCTgcaatacagacaacacaggacTCAGCAAGTGTAACATAATGCTTTTCTGTACACTTTGcaagggttctgtaacactttaaatccGCTGGTGTCTGGTTATccactgaattacaaaacaaatagaaattcAGAAAATAAACTGAAGGCATGAGGatctagttttatttattttcattcaaaacTGGTAGAGTTCTATaatttaaaataccaaaaaaatccttattgtctttgtttgttgtaTAAATACAGATCTTCCTAAAATGCTTTTTACCCGCTAAAAGTGGATTACTGGTTTGGAATTCTGCTTCAGTTTCAAGTGAAATTAGTTActgttagtgctgggacaaatatccgaatattcgaACAAACCTTACTCCATCAAAAATCCATGTTTGTGTGCCCCAGAAATTACATATTGCATTAGAAATACGTATCACAATGTGTTTTGCCTTGCCCTGATTTACCATCTTGCCAGACCCTGAGTGACAGTTGTGTGACAGAAAGTGAAAAACAGCTCAGTCTGACGTGtaggaacaataaaaaaaactaaagtgaacacAGCTGCTATTAATctccaaaataaaaaggttttggCAGCAAGAAGTAAATAGTCCAAATAGTGATCTGTCACGACTAAAGTCAACACTTCAGACTTTTGGAGACTTTTGtctttaaatgatcatttgatcttacTATGCATCCtacaagtagcccatcagaaCCATCCCAGGTATCGCGATACACATCGTATCACTGACTGTATATCATGATACACGTTGTGACATTAACTTAGTGATACATCCATTCCCCCTAAGAGAGAGTTCCTTCCAAAATAATCATCATCAagcataataatttaaaaagaaatcctTCAGTTCTAAGAGTGTAGCACCATTTATTGTCCTCTCCAGCTACCTGCTCACttacccagcagcagcagcacagtagACACCTCTCCTAGGGTCCCTGCTGAGGCAAGGAGCCCATGCTCTGGTCTGGACCAGCCGATCCCTGCTCTGTTCAGCCTGGAATGGATGAAGTTTCGGCACAGAGCCTTGGACTGGGCCACCAGCTCCTTGTCTGTGGGGGAGCGGTCAAACGCCTCCATGACCTCTGCCGCGAAAATAGAAGACCTTCGTAACACCTCCATGCCTGGCCCAGCTTCAGTGTCTCCAACAGAGAGCCTGAGAGGATGATGGATATGCTTGTTGGTAGTGTCTCCAGTGCCTGGTCATCCAGACCTCACTCCTGAGAACCAAGCTGCTTCTCTGtggttgtttgttaatgttttagATTACCATAGCTTAAAAAATCACATGCTTGTGGAAAATCTTTTTTGCCTGtaatttctgtaaaacaaaaaatacagttttttatatatatatatatacatacagtgccttgcaaaagtattcagacccctgaccaattctctcatattactgtattacaaatggtacattgaaattttgttctgtttgatattttatttttaaacactgaaactcagaatcgattattgtaaggtgacattggttttatgttggaaaatatttttaagaaaaataaaaaactgaaatatcttgcttgcataagtattcaacccctgcgttgtggaagctcccagtttgcaccgatgaaagaaattgccctaacgaggaaacaattaccttaccattggcctccacctgtgaccCACTAAAGTTGCTGGATacaaaccccactgttgaaggatcattggtaaggctgtgaatctgaaggaaaatgaagaccaaagagcattctacagaagttagagataaagtaatacaaatgcatagattagggaaagggtacaaaataatatccaagtgtttggatatggaagctgcatcacaccacccaggcagtgccaagaaaaggccttccctcaaaactcagcgctcaaacaagaaggagacttgtgagagaagccacagagaggccaacaattactttgaaggagctacagagttcagtggctaggagtggagtaatggtgcaccagtcaaccatatcaagagctctgcataacactggcctgtatgggagggtggcaacaaagaagccgttactcaaaaagtaccatctgaaagcatgtctggagtttgccagaaagcatgagagtgacccagctgctatGTTGGAAAAGGTTTCgtagtcagatgagaccaagatagagctttctggccaaaactcaaagcagtATGTGTAGCGCAAATCTAACAcagcccatgcctcaagacacaccatccctacagtgaagtatggtgctggcagcatcatactttggggatgcttctcatcagcagagactgggcatcttgttacaattgaaggaagaatggatggagcaaaatacaggaaaatactgcaaaagaatctgcttcagtctgctaaaaaactgaagcttgggaggaaattcacctttcagcaggacaatgatcccaagcacaaggccaaagcaacactggaatggctcaagaacaaaaaggtgaatgtcatacagtggcccagtcaaagtcctgatctcaatcccattgagaatctgtggcactatttgaaaattgcggtccacaagcgtcgtccaaccaacctgaacaacctggagcaaatctgccaagaagaatgggccaaaatcactccgacactgtgtgcaaagctggtacatacttaccccaaaagacttaaagctgttattgcagcgaaaggtggctctaccacatattaatgtgtgggggttgaatacttatgcaagcaagatatttcagttttttatttttcttaaaaatatttcccaacataaaaccaatgtcaccttacaataattgattttgagtttcagtgttttaaaaaaaaatatcgaacagaacgaaatttcaatgtaccatttgtaattcagtaatatgagagaattggtcaggggtctgaatacttttgcaaggcactgtgtgtgtgtgtgtgtgtgtatatatatatatatatatatatatatatatatatatatatatatatatatatatatatatatatatatatatatgtatataaggctgttaaaatatgtttacaaggtttttaaaacctttacacTGTCATACactttttctgtgaaacaacttcCTTTAGTGTTTACATTTtacttgtgtatttatttaagattgtatattgtttttcacAAGCTAGATTCAATTACAGTGTTGTTAATAATATGACTCAAATGAAACAGTCAGTTTACAATGTTTGGTAAAATAttatgatttagtttttttttttctttcagactaaATAGAAgatataaatgcaatattaaaaacaatgttgatttgaataaaaacacaagTTAGCATAAATTAGACTCATTACAATAAACTACCACtaatatatatcaaatatcaaatatatCAATATCAGATGCCAGACACATAAATAAAAACCCCTACCATCCAGGAAAGAATAATAAAGCTGTGAGAGACCAATGTATATATACCAGCCATTCCTTCAGTTGCTTGCGCTAAAGACTTCCCtttccaagtttcatcacaattgaatactgtatg from Polyodon spathula isolate WHYD16114869_AA chromosome 11, ASM1765450v1, whole genome shotgun sequence encodes the following:
- the boka gene encoding bcl-2-related ovarian killer protein homolog A; this encodes MEVLRRSSIFAAEVMEAFDRSPTDKELVAQSKALCRNFIHSRLNRAGIGWSRPEHGLLASAGTLGEVSTVLLLLGDELENLRPNVYHNVAQQLNISVSSEDVVSEAFLAVSAEMFSTGITWGKVVSLYTVAGGLAVDCVRQGQPAMVHIIVDCLGEFISNSLVTWIKRRGGWADINKCVENNDSSFQKNWFVRAVCTGGHFLKAFFFYLLRER